The proteins below come from a single Arthrobacter sp. B1I2 genomic window:
- a CDS encoding FAD binding domain-containing protein has product MDMNTIEAVVRTTDPGQWRDGDAWLAGGTVLFSYGSYAFGPQPLKRLLDLGAAGWTPMTVTDDGIELAATCTITELYGLPAAPETSGRAWPALDLVRACCDSFVASFKVWNMSTVGGNICTSLPAGPITSLCAGLDGTATILAPGGGSRTVPVADFITGDARNCLAPGELLRSVHLPASALSARVAFRRLSLSNLGRSGVLLIGTLDGGTSLVLTVTAATKRPVQLRFDDVPAAHHLAAALDAAIPAALYHDDIHGLPAWRRDMTYLLAEEIRAELAAPEGAPGLQISGDFWPPHALPGQAGDALLKGA; this is encoded by the coding sequence ATGGACATGAACACCATCGAGGCGGTGGTCCGCACCACCGACCCCGGCCAATGGCGCGACGGCGACGCCTGGCTGGCCGGCGGGACGGTCCTTTTCTCCTACGGCAGTTACGCCTTCGGGCCGCAGCCGCTCAAACGGCTCCTGGACCTCGGCGCAGCAGGCTGGACGCCCATGACCGTCACCGACGACGGGATTGAGCTCGCCGCCACCTGCACCATCACCGAGCTGTACGGCCTTCCCGCCGCACCGGAAACATCCGGCAGGGCCTGGCCGGCGCTGGACCTGGTCCGCGCATGTTGTGACTCCTTCGTGGCCTCCTTCAAGGTATGGAACATGTCCACCGTGGGCGGCAACATCTGCACCTCACTTCCCGCCGGGCCAATCACCTCCCTCTGCGCCGGGCTGGACGGCACGGCCACCATCCTGGCTCCCGGCGGCGGCAGCCGCACCGTCCCGGTGGCGGACTTCATCACCGGTGACGCCAGGAACTGCCTGGCACCCGGCGAACTGCTCCGCAGCGTCCACCTCCCGGCGTCGGCCCTTTCCGCCCGCGTGGCGTTCCGCCGCCTGTCGCTGAGCAACCTGGGCCGGTCCGGGGTGCTGCTGATTGGAACGCTCGACGGCGGGACCTCCCTGGTCCTCACGGTCACCGCGGCCACCAAGCGGCCCGTGCAGCTGCGCTTCGACGACGTGCCGGCGGCGCACCACCTGGCGGCGGCGCTTGACGCCGCAATCCCCGCCGCGCTCTACCACGATGACATCCACGGACTTCCCGCCTGGCGCCGGGACATGACCTACCTCCTCGCCGAGGAGATCCGCGCTGAACTCGCCGCCCCGGAAGGAGCCCCCGGTCTTCAAATCTCCGGTGATTTCTGGCCGCCGCACGCCCTGCCCGGGCAGGCCGGCGACGCACTCTTGAAAGGGGCCTGA
- a CDS encoding molybdopterin-dependent oxidoreductase, producing the protein MAIDINGSPADAAPRPGQCLRTFLREQGNLGVKKGCDGGDCGACTVHVDGVPVHSCIYPAVRAEGHTVTTIEGLAATSGGPDQLHPMQQQFMERQGFQCGFCTAGMVMTAATFDDDQKENLPRNLKGNLCRCTGYRAIGDAICADAGHPDPHGPGSGIAGEGQPDPEPGQLGDDVPAPASRAVVTGTARYTLDIPREQQQGLLHLKILRSPHAHARVVSIDKAAALKVSGVVAVFTHEDAPARLFSTAQHELFTDDPDDTRVLDDVVRFIGQRVAAVVAESVGAAEAGVRALQVQYEELPAVFSPQDALLPGAPLVHGDKDASSSRIARPERNVVAELHSELGSVAEGFASADFIHQQTYQTQRVQHVALETHAAIASVDAEGRLQVRTSSQVPFLVRRTLCRVFGLEEDQVHVVAGRVGGGFGGKQEVLTEDLVALAALELKRPVQLELTRTEQFAATTTRHPFTIKLKTGATAAGDLTALELDVLTNTGAYGNHGPGVMFHGCGESLAVYKCANKKVDAHAMYTNTVPAGAFRGYGLSQMIFAIESAMDELAAGIGMDPLEFRRRNMVREGDHMLSTQPDPEEDVHYGSYGLDQCLDLVRDALDRGRERYRAAGLDNLGPDWMTGEGAALSMIDTVPPRGHFAHTRLRLLPDGTYQADVGTAEFGNGTTTVHTQLAATALSTTALRVAVRQSDTDLIEHDTGAFGSAGTVVAGKATLAAAEELAVRIRAFAAGIRQTQASACVLDGDAVVIGGTRVALSELAQAAAEAGVELAAEGRWGGTPRSVAFNVHGFRVAVNRGTGELKILQSVQAADAGVVVNPRQCRGQIEGGIAQAIGAALYEEVVVDDAGKVTTDILRQYHIPTFADVPRSEVYFADTNDALGPLGAKSMSESPFNPVAPALANAIRNATGVRFTQLPIARDRIYLGLKEAGLVPDPVSLAAAPPSGR; encoded by the coding sequence ATGGCCATCGACATCAACGGATCACCTGCGGACGCCGCACCCCGCCCCGGCCAGTGCCTGCGGACCTTCCTGCGCGAGCAGGGCAACCTGGGGGTGAAGAAGGGCTGCGACGGCGGCGACTGCGGCGCGTGCACCGTGCACGTGGACGGCGTGCCGGTCCACAGCTGCATCTACCCTGCCGTGCGGGCAGAAGGGCACACGGTCACCACCATTGAGGGCCTGGCTGCCACCTCCGGCGGCCCGGACCAGCTCCACCCCATGCAGCAGCAGTTCATGGAGCGGCAGGGTTTCCAGTGCGGGTTCTGCACGGCCGGCATGGTAATGACGGCCGCAACGTTTGACGACGACCAGAAGGAGAACCTGCCCCGGAACCTCAAGGGCAACCTCTGCCGCTGCACCGGGTACCGCGCCATCGGCGACGCCATCTGCGCGGACGCCGGCCACCCCGATCCGCACGGCCCAGGCTCGGGCATCGCGGGGGAGGGGCAGCCGGATCCGGAGCCCGGACAGCTGGGCGACGACGTCCCCGCCCCGGCCAGCCGCGCAGTGGTGACTGGTACGGCCCGCTACACCCTGGACATCCCCCGGGAACAGCAGCAGGGCCTGCTGCACCTGAAGATCCTGCGCTCGCCGCACGCCCACGCCCGGGTGGTCTCCATTGATAAGGCGGCGGCTCTGAAGGTTTCCGGCGTGGTGGCCGTCTTCACGCACGAGGATGCCCCCGCCCGGCTGTTCTCCACCGCGCAGCACGAGCTCTTCACCGACGACCCGGACGATACGCGGGTGCTCGATGACGTGGTGCGGTTCATCGGGCAGCGGGTGGCCGCCGTCGTGGCGGAATCGGTGGGCGCCGCGGAAGCCGGGGTCCGTGCCCTGCAGGTGCAATATGAGGAACTGCCGGCTGTCTTCTCGCCGCAGGACGCGCTGCTTCCGGGCGCGCCGCTGGTCCACGGGGACAAGGACGCGTCCAGCTCCCGGATCGCCCGGCCTGAACGCAACGTGGTGGCTGAGCTGCACTCGGAGCTGGGAAGCGTGGCTGAGGGCTTCGCTTCTGCCGACTTCATCCACCAGCAGACCTACCAAACGCAGCGGGTACAGCACGTGGCACTGGAAACCCACGCGGCCATCGCCTCGGTGGATGCTGAGGGGCGTTTGCAGGTCCGCACGTCCAGCCAGGTCCCGTTCCTGGTCCGCCGTACGCTGTGCCGGGTTTTCGGGCTGGAAGAGGACCAGGTGCATGTGGTGGCCGGGCGCGTGGGCGGTGGGTTCGGCGGCAAGCAGGAAGTCCTCACCGAGGACCTCGTGGCGCTCGCGGCCCTGGAACTGAAGCGGCCCGTCCAGCTGGAACTGACCCGCACCGAGCAGTTCGCCGCCACCACCACCCGGCACCCGTTTACCATCAAGCTCAAGACCGGGGCCACGGCGGCCGGTGACCTGACCGCGCTGGAACTGGACGTGCTCACCAACACCGGGGCCTACGGCAACCACGGCCCGGGGGTGATGTTCCACGGCTGCGGGGAATCGCTGGCGGTGTACAAGTGCGCCAACAAGAAGGTGGACGCGCATGCCATGTACACCAACACGGTGCCGGCCGGTGCGTTCCGCGGCTACGGGCTGAGCCAGATGATCTTCGCCATCGAGTCCGCCATGGATGAACTGGCCGCCGGCATCGGGATGGACCCGCTGGAGTTCCGCCGCCGGAACATGGTCCGCGAAGGGGACCACATGCTTTCCACCCAGCCAGACCCGGAGGAGGACGTCCATTACGGCAGCTACGGGCTGGACCAGTGCCTGGACCTGGTCCGGGACGCGCTGGACAGGGGCCGCGAACGCTACCGGGCCGCCGGCCTGGACAACCTGGGCCCGGACTGGATGACCGGTGAGGGCGCCGCGCTGTCCATGATCGACACCGTGCCCCCGCGCGGGCACTTTGCCCACACCCGGCTAAGGCTCCTGCCGGACGGAACGTACCAGGCCGACGTCGGGACCGCTGAGTTCGGCAACGGCACCACCACGGTGCACACCCAGCTTGCGGCGACGGCGCTGTCCACCACAGCCCTGCGGGTGGCCGTGCGGCAGTCGGATACGGACCTGATCGAGCACGACACGGGCGCCTTTGGTTCCGCGGGCACCGTGGTGGCCGGAAAGGCCACCCTCGCCGCTGCCGAGGAACTGGCCGTCCGCATCCGGGCGTTCGCCGCCGGGATCCGTCAGACCCAGGCCTCCGCCTGTGTCCTTGACGGCGACGCTGTGGTGATTGGTGGGACCCGGGTGGCACTTTCCGAACTCGCGCAGGCCGCCGCGGAAGCCGGCGTCGAACTCGCCGCCGAAGGGCGCTGGGGCGGCACGCCACGCTCCGTCGCGTTCAACGTGCACGGCTTCCGGGTGGCGGTGAACCGCGGCACCGGCGAACTGAAGATCCTGCAAAGCGTCCAGGCTGCCGACGCCGGCGTGGTGGTCAACCCGCGGCAGTGCCGGGGCCAGATCGAGGGCGGCATCGCCCAGGCGATCGGCGCGGCGCTGTACGAGGAGGTGGTGGTGGACGACGCCGGGAAGGTCACCACGGACATCCTGCGGCAGTACCACATCCCCACCTTTGCGGACGTCCCGCGCAGCGAGGTGTATTTCGCCGATACCAACGATGCGCTGGGGCCGCTGGGAGCAAAATCAATGAGCGAAAGCCCCTTCAATCCCGTAGCGCCGGCACTGGCCAACGCCATCCGGAACGCCACCGGAGTGCGGTTCACGCAGCTTCCCATCGCACGGGACCGGATTTACCTGGGACTCAAGGAGGCGGGGCTTGTCCCGGATCCCGTATCCTTGGCGGCAGCACCGCCGTCGGGCCGTTAA
- a CDS encoding XdhC family protein — MLDLIPSLGPWMPRLAGQPFAVATIAAASGSVPRPVGTSMLVTEAGEVLGSLSGGCVEGAVVALAQEAMDDGGTRLEAFGFSAADAFAAGLTCGGELDIHIQPVPPAVPGEAGHPLRTALRHLAEAGPDQPVALVRVLGNPGGGAVVLQHPATFRLAASPGLSSLLHGEAVLQVESILRSGGTGLVRLPQPGGCPPDRGGRDRHLGPGEQAILVESRLAPPRMLVFGANDFGAALVPAAKLLGYHVTLVDARPAFASQPRFAAAHQVVADWPHRYLAAEAAAGRTDNRTVAAVLTHDPKFDIPLLETALALDFAYVGAMGSRRSHLQRVAELLSAGVRPERIARLHSPIGLDLGAVTPAEVAVSVTAEIIAARSRTASCLPLSETSGTIHPHPIPPQPAPAPAPTDFDRQEIAWT, encoded by the coding sequence ATGCTTGATTTGATCCCTTCGCTCGGCCCCTGGATGCCCCGGCTCGCAGGCCAGCCGTTTGCCGTGGCCACCATCGCGGCCGCCTCCGGTTCGGTGCCCCGTCCCGTGGGCACGTCCATGCTGGTCACCGAAGCCGGCGAGGTGCTGGGCAGCCTCTCCGGCGGCTGCGTGGAGGGCGCCGTGGTGGCGCTCGCCCAGGAGGCAATGGACGACGGCGGCACGCGCCTTGAGGCCTTCGGATTCAGTGCCGCGGACGCCTTCGCCGCCGGGCTCACCTGTGGGGGAGAACTCGACATCCACATCCAACCCGTGCCGCCCGCCGTGCCGGGCGAAGCTGGGCATCCGCTGCGCACCGCCCTCCGGCACCTCGCTGAAGCCGGCCCGGACCAACCCGTGGCGCTGGTGCGGGTGCTGGGCAACCCGGGAGGCGGCGCCGTCGTCCTTCAGCATCCGGCCACCTTCCGCCTGGCTGCGTCCCCGGGGCTGTCATCCCTGCTGCACGGGGAGGCAGTGCTGCAGGTGGAGTCCATCCTGCGCAGCGGCGGCACCGGCCTGGTCCGCCTTCCGCAGCCGGGGGGCTGCCCTCCGGACCGCGGCGGCCGGGACAGGCACCTTGGGCCCGGGGAACAGGCCATCCTGGTGGAGTCGCGGCTGGCACCGCCGCGGATGCTGGTGTTCGGCGCCAACGACTTCGGCGCGGCGCTGGTCCCGGCCGCCAAGCTGCTGGGCTATCACGTGACCCTCGTGGATGCCCGCCCGGCCTTTGCGTCACAGCCCCGTTTTGCCGCCGCCCACCAGGTGGTGGCCGACTGGCCGCACCGGTACCTGGCAGCGGAAGCGGCTGCGGGCCGTACGGACAACCGCACCGTGGCCGCCGTCCTGACCCACGATCCGAAGTTCGATATCCCGCTGCTGGAAACCGCACTGGCCCTGGACTTCGCGTACGTGGGGGCCATGGGGTCCCGCCGGAGCCACCTCCAGCGGGTTGCGGAGCTCCTTAGTGCAGGCGTCCGGCCGGAGCGGATTGCCCGGCTGCACTCACCCATCGGACTGGACCTCGGCGCCGTCACCCCCGCCGAAGTGGCCGTTTCCGTCACCGCGGAAATTATCGCCGCCCGCAGCCGCACCGCCAGCTGCCTGCCGCTGAGCGAAACTTCCGGCACCATCCACCCGCACCCCATCCCCCCGCAACCCGCGCCCGCCCCGGCGCCCACAGACTTTGACAGGCAGGAGATCGCATGGACATGA
- a CDS encoding aldo/keto reductase, whose protein sequence is MEQRILGKTGRNVSVVGLGTWQLGADWGNVDPAQAQAILAASVEAGVTFFDTADVYGDGKSEQAIGKFLADNPGLGVTVATKMGRRMEQRPENYTLANFRQWVDRSRKNLRRDTLDLVQLHCPPTPVYSNNEVYDALDTLVAEGAIRNYGVSVERTDEALEAIRHEGTASVQIILNAFRLKPLDEVLPAAKAAGVGIIARVPLASGLLSGKYTKDTSFAENDHRNYNRQGEAFDVGETFSGVDYELGLKAVAEFEQLVPEGTTTAQAAIAWIAAQDGVSSVIPGARNVEQARANAAAATVSVGKEFDDGVRWIYDHYFREAIHPRW, encoded by the coding sequence ATGGAACAGCGGATTTTAGGCAAGACCGGACGGAACGTGTCCGTCGTGGGGCTGGGCACCTGGCAGCTCGGCGCGGACTGGGGCAACGTTGACCCGGCGCAGGCCCAGGCCATCCTGGCGGCATCGGTGGAAGCGGGTGTCACGTTCTTCGACACGGCCGACGTCTATGGCGACGGCAAGAGCGAACAGGCCATCGGGAAATTCCTGGCGGACAACCCCGGCCTCGGTGTCACCGTGGCCACCAAGATGGGCCGCCGGATGGAACAGCGTCCGGAAAACTACACCCTGGCCAACTTCCGCCAGTGGGTGGACCGCTCCCGGAAGAATCTGCGCAGGGACACCCTGGACCTGGTCCAGTTGCACTGCCCGCCCACGCCCGTGTACAGCAACAACGAGGTCTACGACGCCCTGGACACCCTCGTCGCCGAAGGGGCCATCCGTAACTACGGTGTCAGCGTGGAGCGCACCGATGAGGCCCTCGAGGCGATCCGCCACGAGGGAACAGCCTCGGTCCAGATCATCCTCAACGCATTCCGGCTCAAGCCGCTGGATGAAGTCCTTCCCGCCGCGAAGGCCGCCGGGGTGGGCATCATTGCCCGCGTGCCGCTGGCTTCCGGCCTGCTGTCCGGCAAGTACACGAAGGACACCAGCTTCGCGGAGAATGATCACCGGAACTACAACCGCCAGGGCGAAGCCTTCGATGTCGGTGAGACCTTCTCCGGCGTGGACTATGAGCTGGGCCTGAAGGCCGTGGCGGAGTTCGAGCAGCTGGTGCCGGAGGGCACCACCACGGCGCAGGCGGCCATCGCGTGGATTGCGGCGCAGGACGGTGTCAGTTCCGTGATTCCCGGGGCACGCAACGTGGAGCAGGCCAGGGCCAATGCCGCCGCAGCCACGGTCAGCGTCGGTAAGGAATTCGATGACGGCGTCCGTTGGATCTACGACCACTACTTCCGCGAGGCTATCCACCCGCGCTGGTAG
- the ligD gene encoding non-homologous end-joining DNA ligase → MTPSKTPPEVLDVDGTKVRISSPDKVVFPEPGLTKLDLVRYYLAVADGALRGAGGRPMVLKRFPKGIDAEPFFQKRVPENHPPFIDTTTLHYASGTSAEEAVIRDAAGLAWVINLGCLDLNPHPVRAEDLEHPDELRVDLDPMPGVDWSQIVDVAYVAQEVLDDAGLVGWPKTSGSRGLHILVRIATDWSYRDVRLAAETLAREVENRAPGLATARWWKEERGESVFVDFNQNAKDRTVASAYSIRPLPDARVSTPLTWEEVRTARPEQFTVPTVLERFAEIGDPHAGIDGAMGRLDGLLALAEKLGPAEKDPRSGNGSGRRQSLMPLIEVARTRTKPEALAALDEWKSRHAGVVPALEPADVLVDGMRGSSSLWYRVRVNLQHVPEAERPAQEELIADYDPWAGKQWPGRPGS, encoded by the coding sequence ATGACTCCGTCAAAGACGCCGCCCGAGGTTCTCGATGTGGATGGAACTAAAGTCCGGATCTCAAGCCCGGACAAGGTGGTATTCCCGGAGCCCGGGCTGACCAAGCTCGACCTGGTGCGGTATTACCTGGCGGTGGCGGACGGGGCGCTGCGGGGTGCGGGCGGCCGGCCGATGGTGCTCAAGCGGTTTCCCAAGGGCATCGACGCGGAGCCGTTCTTCCAAAAGCGTGTGCCGGAGAACCACCCGCCCTTCATCGACACCACCACACTGCACTACGCGTCGGGGACCTCAGCCGAGGAGGCAGTGATCCGCGATGCGGCCGGCCTGGCCTGGGTGATAAACCTCGGCTGCCTGGACCTGAACCCGCACCCGGTCCGCGCCGAGGACCTTGAACACCCGGACGAACTCCGCGTGGACCTGGACCCCATGCCGGGCGTGGACTGGTCCCAGATCGTGGACGTGGCATACGTGGCGCAGGAGGTCCTGGACGACGCGGGCCTGGTGGGTTGGCCGAAGACCAGCGGATCGCGCGGGCTGCACATCCTGGTGCGCATCGCCACGGACTGGTCCTACCGGGATGTCCGGCTCGCTGCCGAAACCCTGGCCCGGGAGGTGGAAAACCGGGCTCCCGGCCTGGCCACCGCACGGTGGTGGAAGGAGGAACGCGGCGAAAGCGTGTTCGTGGACTTCAACCAGAACGCCAAGGACCGCACCGTTGCCTCTGCCTACTCCATCAGGCCGCTGCCCGATGCCCGGGTCTCCACCCCACTCACCTGGGAAGAGGTGCGCACTGCGCGGCCGGAGCAGTTTACGGTGCCCACCGTGCTGGAGAGGTTCGCGGAGATTGGGGACCCGCATGCCGGCATTGACGGCGCAATGGGCAGGCTGGATGGCCTCCTGGCGCTTGCCGAAAAGCTGGGCCCGGCGGAGAAAGACCCGCGCAGCGGCAACGGATCCGGACGCCGGCAGTCGCTGATGCCGCTCATCGAAGTGGCCCGGACCAGGACAAAGCCGGAAGCGCTCGCGGCGCTCGACGAATGGAAGTCCCGGCACGCCGGCGTCGTGCCTGCCCTTGAGCCCGCTGATGTCCTGGTTGACGGGATGCGCGGGTCCAGCTCGCTCTGGTACCGGGTGCGGGTGAACCTGCAGCACGTACCTGAGGCCGAACGCCCTGCACAGGAGGAACTCATCGCGGACTACGACCCGTGGGCGGGCAAGCAGTGGCCGGGACGGCCCGGCTCCTGA
- a CDS encoding nucleoside deaminase codes for MSTTVTAEQFLARSIRLATANVLNSGGPFGAMIVTAEGQTFDGVNRVTADNDPTAHAEVTAIRNACRELGTFDLTGAVLYTSCEPCPMCLASALWARVGRVVYAADRHDAASVGFDDAVFYEYFENQDRDSLMPVSRLELGDPHAPAPLEPFNTWNALESRIDY; via the coding sequence ATGAGTACCACCGTCACGGCCGAACAGTTTTTGGCCCGCTCCATCCGGCTGGCAACGGCCAACGTCCTCAACAGCGGCGGCCCCTTCGGCGCCATGATCGTCACGGCGGAGGGGCAAACGTTCGACGGCGTCAACCGCGTCACAGCGGACAACGACCCCACAGCCCACGCCGAAGTCACCGCCATCCGCAACGCCTGCCGCGAACTGGGCACCTTCGACCTCACCGGCGCAGTCCTCTACACCAGCTGCGAGCCATGCCCCATGTGCCTGGCCTCCGCGCTCTGGGCCCGGGTGGGCCGCGTGGTCTACGCGGCCGACCGCCACGACGCCGCCTCCGTCGGGTTCGACGACGCCGTCTTCTACGAATACTTCGAAAACCAGGACAGGGACTCCCTGATGCCGGTCTCCAGGCTGGAACTGGGCGATCCCCATGCCCCGGCCCCGCTGGAGCCGTTCAACACCTGGAACGCGCTCGAATCCAGGATCGATTACTAG
- a CDS encoding 8-oxoguanine deaminase, with the protein MPQPHPDSRLWIRNPLAAFTANSLDASGGLVVSDGVITEVLAAGQQPSAPCTETFDAGSHVILPGLINTHHHFYQTLTRAWGPVANAPLFPWLQNLYPVWARLTPKDLELAATVALAELLLSGCTTAADHHYLFPAGLEDAVDIEVGAVRRLGMRATLTRGSMTLGTDDGGLPPQSTVQAPEVVLADSERLVGQYHERGDDAVIQIAMAPCSPFSVTRETMAESAALAERLDVRLHTHLAETLDEEDFCRERFGLRTVDYLDSVGWLTDRTWLGHGIHFSDAEVTRLGAAGTAVAHCPTSNMRLASGTARVLELEDAGVPVGLGVDGSASNDASNMILEARQALYLQRLRYGADVPVERALGWATSGSAAVLGRPGLGRLAPGMQADLALFKLDDLRFSGSHDPIAALLLCAADRADRVMVGGQWRVVDGRIPGLDMAGLIAEHSAAARRLVNG; encoded by the coding sequence ATGCCCCAGCCCCATCCCGATTCCCGGCTCTGGATCCGGAACCCCCTGGCAGCCTTCACGGCCAACAGCCTCGACGCCTCGGGCGGCCTGGTGGTCAGCGACGGCGTCATCACCGAAGTACTGGCCGCGGGGCAACAGCCGTCCGCACCCTGCACCGAAACGTTCGACGCCGGCAGCCACGTCATCCTGCCCGGCCTGATCAACACGCACCACCACTTCTACCAGACCCTCACCCGCGCCTGGGGGCCGGTGGCCAATGCACCGCTGTTCCCCTGGCTGCAGAACCTCTATCCGGTGTGGGCCCGGCTTACGCCGAAGGACCTGGAACTGGCCGCCACGGTGGCCCTTGCCGAGCTGCTGCTCTCCGGCTGCACAACCGCCGCCGACCACCACTATCTCTTTCCCGCCGGCCTTGAAGATGCGGTGGACATCGAGGTCGGGGCGGTACGGCGGCTGGGGATGCGGGCGACCTTGACGCGCGGGTCCATGACCCTGGGAACGGACGACGGCGGCCTCCCGCCCCAGTCCACCGTCCAGGCGCCGGAGGTGGTGCTGGCGGACAGCGAGCGGCTGGTTGGCCAGTACCACGAGCGCGGCGACGACGCCGTGATCCAGATTGCCATGGCGCCCTGTTCGCCGTTCTCGGTGACGAGGGAGACCATGGCCGAAAGCGCTGCGCTTGCTGAGCGGCTCGACGTCCGGCTGCACACCCACTTGGCCGAAACCCTGGACGAGGAGGACTTCTGCCGGGAACGGTTCGGCCTGCGGACGGTGGATTACCTGGACAGCGTGGGCTGGCTGACGGACCGCACCTGGCTGGGGCACGGCATCCACTTCAGCGACGCGGAGGTCACCCGCCTCGGTGCCGCGGGGACCGCCGTCGCGCATTGCCCCACCTCCAACATGCGGCTGGCGTCAGGCACCGCCCGGGTCCTGGAGCTGGAGGACGCCGGCGTCCCGGTGGGGCTGGGCGTGGACGGCTCGGCGTCGAACGATGCCTCCAACATGATCCTGGAAGCGCGGCAGGCCCTCTATCTCCAGCGGCTGCGCTACGGGGCCGACGTGCCGGTGGAGCGGGCACTGGGCTGGGCCACCAGCGGATCTGCGGCCGTCCTGGGACGGCCCGGGCTGGGTCGGCTGGCACCAGGGATGCAGGCGGACCTGGCACTGTTCAAGCTCGATGACCTGCGTTTTTCCGGCAGCCACGACCCCATTGCCGCACTCCTCCTGTGCGCCGCCGACCGGGCAGACCGGGTGATGGTGGGAGGGCAGTGGCGGGTGGTGGACGGACGGATCCCTGGACTGGACATGGCCGGGCTGATCGCGGAACATTCGGCCGCGGCACGGCGCCTGGTTAACGGCTGA
- a CDS encoding HEAT repeat domain-containing protein, translating to MGKRSDYRTVLRSLPPDQWVAYLNAESGLPGPRGNIELAEAFADMADPALIRWCSGSQDEYLATCGAVGWGRLLTEGDGQAAQTLRALASDPRWRVREGVAMALQRLGDTNMPALWALVQDWVAGPPLVQRAVAAGICEPRLLGAPQDAARALEALDRITASVVGADAGTRRTEPFRVLRQGLGYCWSVAIAASPAAGFRLLERWAATPDRDVRWMVRENLKKARLAKADSAAAARVAAVLDQAGQ from the coding sequence GTGGGCAAACGATCGGATTACCGAACCGTGCTGCGTTCCCTGCCTCCTGACCAGTGGGTGGCGTACCTGAATGCGGAATCGGGCCTTCCAGGGCCCAGAGGCAACATCGAGCTCGCGGAAGCTTTTGCCGACATGGCTGACCCTGCCCTGATCCGGTGGTGCTCGGGGAGCCAGGATGAGTATCTGGCGACGTGCGGTGCCGTAGGGTGGGGGCGCCTGTTGACCGAAGGCGACGGGCAGGCCGCGCAGACCCTGAGGGCATTGGCCTCCGATCCCCGCTGGCGGGTGCGGGAAGGCGTTGCCATGGCCCTCCAGCGGCTGGGCGACACCAATATGCCCGCGTTGTGGGCCCTGGTCCAGGATTGGGTGGCTGGTCCGCCGCTGGTCCAACGCGCCGTTGCGGCCGGTATCTGTGAACCCCGTCTTCTTGGCGCGCCGCAGGACGCCGCACGTGCCTTGGAGGCGCTGGACCGGATCACGGCCTCTGTTGTGGGTGCGGATGCCGGCACCCGGCGTACCGAACCATTCCGGGTGCTGCGGCAGGGCCTGGGTTACTGCTGGAGTGTTGCCATAGCGGCGTCTCCCGCGGCGGGCTTCCGGCTCCTGGAGCGGTGGGCGGCCACCCCTGACAGGGACGTGCGCTGGATGGTGCGGGAGAACCTCAAAAAGGCCCGGCTGGCCAAGGCCGACTCCGCGGCTGCTGCACGCGTGGCCGCGGTGCTGGATCAGGCCGGTCAATGA
- the pucL gene encoding factor-independent urate hydroxylase, translating to MSSKIILGENQYGKAEVRVVKITRDTDRHEIEDLSVTSQLRGDFAAAHLEGDNAHVVATDTQKNTIYAFARDGIGSPEAFLLRLGEHFTSSFDWVTGGRWEAESYAWNRIQAHGSEHDHSFVRNGQEVRTAVLVRDGATSHLISGLKDLTVLKSTQSGFVGYPRDRYTTLPETTDRILATDVSARWRFKTGTDFSTLDFNKSYDDVKGLLLEGFTEKYSHALQQTLFDMGAKVLEAHSEIDEIKFSMPNKHHFLVDLSPFGLDNPNEVFYAADRPYGLIEATVQREDAAAAPGAWSGIAGFC from the coding sequence ATGAGCAGCAAGATCATTCTCGGCGAAAACCAGTACGGCAAGGCAGAAGTCCGCGTCGTCAAAATCACCCGGGACACCGACCGCCACGAAATCGAGGACCTGAGCGTCACCTCGCAACTGCGGGGCGACTTCGCCGCGGCCCACCTGGAGGGCGACAACGCCCACGTGGTGGCCACCGACACCCAGAAGAACACCATCTACGCCTTCGCCCGTGACGGCATTGGCTCGCCGGAGGCATTCCTGCTGCGCCTCGGCGAGCACTTCACCTCCAGCTTCGACTGGGTCACCGGCGGCCGCTGGGAAGCAGAGTCCTATGCATGGAACCGCATCCAGGCTCACGGCAGCGAACACGACCATTCGTTCGTCCGCAACGGCCAGGAAGTCCGGACCGCCGTCCTGGTCCGCGACGGCGCCACCAGCCACCTCATCTCCGGGCTCAAGGACCTGACCGTCCTGAAATCCACCCAGTCCGGCTTTGTCGGCTACCCCCGGGACCGCTACACCACACTGCCGGAAACCACCGACCGGATCCTCGCCACGGACGTTTCGGCCCGCTGGCGCTTCAAGACCGGCACCGACTTCAGCACCCTGGACTTCAACAAGAGCTACGACGACGTCAAGGGGCTCCTGCTCGAAGGCTTCACCGAAAAGTACTCCCACGCCCTGCAGCAGACCCTGTTCGACATGGGCGCCAAGGTCCTTGAGGCACACAGCGAAATCGACGAGATCAAGTTCTCCATGCCCAACAAGCACCACTTCCTGGTGGACCTCAGCCCGTTCGGTTTGGACAACCCGAACGAGGTCTTCTATGCGGCGGACCGCCCGTACGGCCTGATCGAGGCCACCGTGCAGCGTGAAGACGCTGCGGCGGCCCCGGGGGCCTGGTCCGGCATCGCCGGCTTCTGCTGA